In the Gossypium arboreum isolate Shixiya-1 chromosome 10, ASM2569848v2, whole genome shotgun sequence genome, one interval contains:
- the LOC108472823 gene encoding probable inorganic phosphate transporter 1-5, protein MANNQLGVLNALDAAKTQWYHFTAIVIAGMGFFTDAYDLFGISLITKLLGRIYYTNENHPKPGTLPPNVAAAVNGTAFVGTLAGQLFFGWLGDKLGRKRVYGLTLMLMVVCSIASGLSFGKSPAGVMTTLCFFRFWLGFGIGGDYPLSATIMSEYANKKTRGAFIAAVFAMQGFGILTGGIVALIVSASFDHAYKAPPYSVNPKDSTAPEADYIWRIILMFGAVPALLTYYWRMKMPETARYTALVARNAKQAAADMSKVLQVELEAEEEKVETAPSSNSFGLFTKEFARRHGLHLLGTSVCWFLLDIAYYSNNLFQKDIFSAIGWLPKAETMNAIHEVYRVAASQSLIALCGTIPGYWFTVALIDYIGRFTIQLMGFFFMTVFMFALAIPYHHWRSNNAGFLIMYSLTFFFANFGPNATTFVVPAEIFPARLRSTCHGISAAAGKLGAIVGALGFLYAAQSTNPAETDQGYPPGIGVKNTLLVLGSINCLGIFFTLLVPESKGKSLEELTGENEEADGNDKQQASSTQTLPV, encoded by the coding sequence ATGGCTAACAACCAGCTTGGAGTTCTTAATGCTCTGGATGCAGCAAAGACACAATGGTACCATTTCACTGCCATTGTAATTGCGGGAATGGGTTTTTTCACTGATGCTTATGACTTGTTTGGCATCTCTCTTATCACAAAACTTCTTGGTCGTATTTACTACACAAATGAAAACCATCCAAAGCCTGGAACATTGCCTCCTAATGTAGCAGCTGCTGTTAATGGGACAGCCTTTGTTGGCACGTTAGCTGGTCAGCTTTTCTTTGGCTGGCTTGGTGATAAATTAGGCCGGAAGCGGGTTTATGGACTAACCCTCATGCTCATGGTGGTCTGTTCCATTGCTTCTGGACTTTCCTTTGGGAAGTCTCCTGCTGGTGTTATGACAACACTTTGTTTCTTCAGGTTTTGGCTTGGTTTCGGAATCGGTGGTGACTATCCCTTGTCAGCCACCATCATGTCCGAATATGCAAACAAGAAAACTCGTGGAGCATTTATCGCTGCTGTGTTTGCAATGCAAGGATTTGGGATTTTAACAGGTGGGATCGTTGCACTTATCGTGTCGGCTTCGTTCGATCATGCATATAAGGCCCCTCCATATTCGGTTAACCCAAAAGATTCGACTGCGCCTGAAGCCGACTATATTTGGCGGATTATACTCATGTTCGGAGCTGTTCCTGCGCTTCTAACATACTACTGGCGTATGAAGATGCCCGAAACAGCCCGTTACACCGCCCTTGTTGCGAGGAACGCAAAGCAGGCTGCTGCAGACATGTCCAAGGTTCTGCAAGTGGAGCTTGAAGCTGAAGAAGAGAAGGTAGAGACGGCACCATCGTCGAACTCCTTTGGTCTATTTACTAAGGAATTCGCTCGACGTCATGGACTACATTTACTTGGAACATCCGTATGTTGGTTCTTATTAGACATTGCCTATTACAGTAACAATCTGTTCCAAAAAGACATCTTCAGTGCCATTGGTTGGCTTCCAAAAGCCGAAACCATGAACGCAATTCATGAGGTTTATCGAGTCGCGGCGTCGCAATCGCTTATCGCACTTTGTGGCACGATCCCTGGATACTGGTTTACGGTGGCGTTAATCGATTATATTGGCAGGTTCACAATTCAATTGATGGGGTTCTTTTTCATGACAGTGTTCATGTTTGCACTTGCGATACCTTACCATCACTGGAGGTCCAACAATGCTGGGTTCCTCATCATGTATTCATTGACCTTTTTCTTTGCAAATTTTGGACCAAATGCCACCACATTTGTCGTGCCAGCTGAGATTTTCCCAGCAAGGCTGAGGTCGACTTGCCATGGGATCTCAGCTGCTGCCGGAAAACTCGGGGCCATCGTCGGGGCGTTAGGATTCTTGTATGCAGCACAAAGCACAAACCCGGCGGAGACTGATCAGGGATACCCACCTGGTATTGGGGTTAAAAATACATTGCTAGTGCTTGGATCAATCAACTGCCTTGGAATATTCTTCACTCTTTTGGTGCCTGAATCTAAGGGAAAATCGTTGGAAGAACTTACAGGAGAAAATGAAGAGGCCGATGGCAATGATAAGCAGCAGGCTTCTTCAACTCAAACTCTTCCGGTCTAA